The proteins below come from a single Balaenoptera musculus isolate JJ_BM4_2016_0621 chromosome 1, mBalMus1.pri.v3, whole genome shotgun sequence genomic window:
- the EPHA2 gene encoding ephrin type-A receptor 2 isoform X6, which produces MERLAPRACLALLWGCLLAAAAAAQGKEVVLLDFAAAKGELGWLTHPYGKGWDLMQNIMDDMPIYMYSVCNVVAGDQDNWLRTNWVYRGEAERIFIELKFTVRDCNSFPGGASSCKETFNLYYAESDVDYGTNFQKRQFTKIDTIAPDEITVSSDFEARHVKLNVEERSVGPLSRKGFYLAFQDIGACVALLSVRVYYKKCPEKLQGLAHFPETIAGSDAPSLATVAGTCVDHAVVPPGGEEPRMHCAVDGEWLVPIGECLCQAGYEKVEDACQACSPGFFKSEASESPCLECPQHTLPSSEGATACECEEGYFRAPQDPLSLPCTRPPSAPHYLTAVGMGAKVELRWTPPQDNGGREDITYSVTCEQCWPESGECGPCEASVSYSEPPHGLTRTSVTVSDLEPHMNYTFAVEARNGVSDLVASRSFLTASVSINQTEPPKVKLEDRSTTSLSVSWSIPPPQQSRVWKYEVTYRKKGDSNSYNVRRTEGFSVTLDDLAPDTIYLVQVQALTQEGQGAGSKVHEFQTLSTEGSSNMAVIGGVAVGVVLLLVLAGIGFFIHRRRKSLRMRQSSEDVYFSKSEQLKPLKTYVDPHTYEDPNQAVLKFTTEIHPSCVTRQKVIGAGEFGEVYKGTLKVSGKKEVPVAIKTLKAGYTEKQRVDFLSEASIMGQFSHHNIIRLEGVVSKCEARLQSGVWGTHAGNGGDCPPGPLIEPLFIDVPTPAPPVPLPSTHGHPLTPVLTPADKPMMIITEYMENGALDKFLREKDGEFSVLQLVGMLRGIAAGMKYLANMNYVHRDLAARNILVNCNLVCKVSDFGLSRVLEDDPEATYTTSGGKIPIRWTAPEAISYRKFTSASDVWSYGIVMWEVMTYGERPYWELSNHEVMKAINDGFRLPTPMDCPSAIYQLMMQCWQQERARRPKFADIVSILDKLIRAPESLKTLADFDPRNWWWYRQ; this is translated from the exons ATGGAGCGTCTGGCACCCCGCGCCTGCCTCGCCCTCCTGTGGGGCTGCCTGCTGGCCGCGGCTGCCGCGGCGCAGGGCAAGGAAG TCGTCCTGTTGGACTTTGCTGCAGCTAAAGGGGAACTCGGCTGGCTCACACACCCATATGGCAAAGGG TGGGACCTCATGCAGAACATCATGGACGACATGCCCATCTACATGTACTCCGTGTGCAACGTGGTGGCCGGCGACCAGGACAACTGGCTCCGTACCAACTGGGTATACCGCGGTGAGGCCGAGCGCATCTTCATCGAGCTCAAGTTCACCGTGCGTGACTGCAATAGCTTCCCTGGGGGCGCCAGCTCCTGCAAGGAAACCTTCAACCTCTACTACGCCGAGTCTGACGTGGACTATGGCACCAACTTCCAGAAGCGCCAGTTCACCAAGATTGACACTATCGCGCCCGACGAGATCACGGTCAGCAGCGACTTCGAAGCACGCCACGTGAAGCTGAACGTGGAGGAACGCTCCGTGGGGCCGCTCAGCCGCAAGGGCTTCTACCTGGCCTTTCAGGACATTGGTGCCTGCGTGGCGCTGCTCTCTGTCCGCGTCTACTACAAGAAGTGTCCCGAGAAGCTGCAGGGCCTGGCCCACTTCCCCGAGACCATCGCGGGCTCCGACGCGCCCTCCCTGGCCACCGTGGCTGGCACCTGCGTGGACCACGCTGTAGTGCCGCCCGGGGGTGAAGAGCCCCGCATGCACTGTGCAGTGGATGGCGAATGGCTGGTGCCCATCGGCGAGTGCCTGTGCCAAGCAGGCTACGAGAAGGTGGAGGACGCCTGCCAGG CCTGCTCGCCGGGGTTCTTCAAGTCCGAGGCATCCGAGAGCCCCTGTCTGGAGTGCCCCCAACACACCCTGCCATCCTCCGAGGGGGCCACCGCCTGCGAGTGTGAGGAAGGCTACTTCCGGGCCCCGCAGGACCCACTGTCACTGCCCTGCACAC GCCCGCCCTCTGCCCCGCACTACCTCACGGCTGTGGGCATGGGCGCCAAAGTGGAGCTGCGCTGGACGCCCCCTCAGGACAACGGGGGCCGCGAGGACATCACCTACAGTGTCACCTGCGAGCAGTGCTGGCCCGAGTCAGGCGAGTGCGGGCCCTGCGAGGCCAGCGTGAGCTACTCGGAGCCACCGCACGGGCTGACCCGCACCAGCGTGACAGTCAGTGACCTGGAGCCCCACATGAACTACACCTTTGCCGTAGAGGCCCGCAACGGCGTCTCGGACCTGGTGGCCAGCCGTAGCTTCCTCACTGCCAGCGTCAGCATCAACCAGACAG AGCCCCCCAAGGTGAAGCTGGAGGACCGCAGCACCACCTCACTGAGCGTCTCTTGGAGCATCCCTCCACCACAGCAGAGCCGCGTGTGGAAGTACGAGGTCACCTACCGCAAGAAG GGGGACTCCAACAGCTACAACGTGCGCCGCACTGAAGGCTTCTCCGTGACCCTGGATGACCTGGCTCCGGACACCATCTACCTGGTCCAGGTGCAGGCGCTGACGCAGGAGGGCCAGGGTGCTGGCAGCAAGGTGCACGAGTTCCAGACGCTGT CCACGGAAGGATCTAGCAACATGGCAGTGATTGGTGGCGTGGCCGTTGGTGTGGTCTTGCTTCTGGTGCTGGCAGGAATTGGCTTCTTCATCCACCGCAG GAGGAAGAGCCTGCGGATGCGCCAGTCCTCGGAAGACGTTTACTTTTCCAAGTCAG aaCAACTGAAGCCCCTGAAGACATACGTGGACCCACACACATACGAGGACCCCAACCAGGCTGTGCTCAAGTTCACCACCGAGATCCATCCGTCCTGTGTCACACGGCAGAAGGTGATCGGAGCAG GAGAGTTTGGGGAGGTGTACAAGGGCACGCTGAAGGTGTCGGGCAAGAAGGAGGTACCCGTGGCCATCAAGACGCTGAAAGCTGGCTACACAGAGAAGCAGCGGGTGGACTTTCTCAGCGAGGCCAGCATCATGGGCCAGTTCAGCCACCACAACATCATCCGCCTGGAGGGCGTTGTCTCCAAGTGTGAGGCCCGGCTCCAGAGTGGGGTGTGGGGGACCCACGCGGGGAATGGGGGGGACTGCCCCCCGGGGCCTCTGATAGAGCCTCTGTTCATAGATgtgcccaccccagccccgcctGTGCCTCTTCCCTCCACCCATGGCCATCCCCTCACACCTGTGCTCACCCCTGCAGACAAGCCCATGATGATCATCACCGAATACATGGAGAATGGGGCTCTGGACAAGTTCCTTCGG GAGAAGGATGGCGAGTTCAGCGTGCTGCAGCTGGTGGGCATGCTGCGGGGCATCGCGGCCGGCATGAAGTACCTGGCCAACATGAATTACGTCCACCGCGACCTGGCTGCCCGCAACATCCTCGTCAACTGCAACCTGGTCTGCAAGGTGTCTGACTTCGGCCTGTCCCGTGTGCTGGAGGATGACCCCGAGGCCACCTACACCACCAGT GGTGGCAAGATCCCGATCCGCTGGACGGCTCCAGAGGCCATCTCCTACCGCAAGTTCACCTCTGCCAGTGACGTGTGGAGCTATGGCATCGTCATGTGGGAGGTGATGACCTACGGCGAGCGGCCCTACTGGGAGCTGTCGAACCACGAG gtgatGAAGGCCATTAATGATGGCTTCCGGCTTCCCACACCCATGGACTGCCCCTCCGCCATCTACCAGCTCATGATGCAGTGCTGGCAGCAGGAGCGCGCCCGCCGCCCCAAGTTCGCCGACATTGTCAGCATCCTGGACAAGCTCATCCGAGCCCCCGAATCCCTCAAGACCCTGGCTGACTTTGACCCCCG TAACTGGTGGTGGTATCGTCAGTAG